CGAGGCCGTGCTCATCACCGAGCACCTGCAGTTCTCCCTGCCGTACCGCGCGCTGTTCAGCCAGTCGCTGCGCCCCGACACCGCCACGCGCCTCATCGACGCGCTCGCCGTGCTGCTCGTCCGCCTGCACCTCGCGGGCTTCTACTGGGGCGACGTGTCCCTGTCGAACACCCTGTTCCGCCGCGACGCCGAGACGTTCGCCGCGTACCTCGTCGACGCCGAGACGGGCGACCTGCACGACACCCTGACGACGGGCCAGCGCGAGTACGACCTCGAGGTCGCGCGCGTCAACATCATCGGCGAGCTCATGGACCTGCAGGCGGGCGAGTTCCTCGAGGAGGACGTCGACGCCGTCGCGATCGGCAACGCGCTCGCCGAGCGGTACCGGGACCTGTGGCGGGCCCTCACCGAGACCGAGTCGTTCGGCTACGGCGAGCGGTGGCGCGTGCAGGCACGCATCGACCGCCTCAACGACCTGGGCTTCGACGTCGGCGAGCTCGACATCACGACCGACGTCGGCGGCACGACCGTGCAGATCCAGCCGAAGGTCGTCGACGCGGGCCACCACTCGCGGCGCCTCATGCGCCTGACCGGCCTCGACGTGCAGGAGAACCAGGCCCGCCGCCTGCTCAACGACCTCGACGAGTACCGCGCCGCGACCGACCGGCAGCGCGAGGACGAGGCGTTCGTCGCGCACGACTGGCTGACCGAGGTGTTCGAGCCCGCGGTGCGCGCGGTCCCGCGCGACCTGCGGCACAAGCTCGAGCCCGCGCAGGTGTTCCACGAGCTGCTCGACCACCGGTGGTACCTGTCGCAGCAGCACGGCCGGGACGTGCCGATGCCCGAGGTCGTCAAGAGCTACGTGAAGAACATCCTGCCGACGCGCCCGGACGAGGACGCGATCCTCGGCGTGCAGTCGGGCGACATCCGCGACACCGACATGTTCCCGCAGGTCGAGGACGACCAGATCCTCGGCTGACCCGCCGCGCCCTCGTCGTCAGGAGGCGCGGCGGCGCGCGACCTCGTACAGGGCGATGCCCGCGGCGACCCCGGCGTTGAGCGACTCGACGGCCGAGGCGATCGGGATGGACGCGATCGCGTCGCACTGCTCGCGCACGAGCCGGGACAGGCCCTTGCCCTCCGAGCCGACGACGAGCACGAGCGGGTCCTCGGCGAACGCGATGTCGCCGATCGCGACCTCGCCGCCGCCGTCGAGCCCGACGACGAACACGCCCGCCTCGCGGTACGCCTGCAGGGTGCGCACGAGGTTCTTCACGCGCGCGACGGGCACGCGTGCCGCGGCACCCGCGGACACCTTCCACGCGGAGGCGGTGACGCCCGCGGCACGCCGCTCGGGCACGAGCACGCCGTGCGCGCCGAACGCGCCCGCGGACCGCAGCACGGCGCCGAGGTTGCGCGGGTCGGTCACGCCGTCGAGCGCGACGACCAGAGCCGGCTGCTCCGACGCCTCGGCGGCGTCGAGCAGGTCCTCGTCGTCGGCGTACGCGTACGGCGGCACCTGGATCGCGACGCCCTGGTGGACGGACCCGTCGGTGAGCCGGTCGAGCTCGGTGCGGCTGACCTCGAGCAGCGGGTAGCCGGCCTCGGCGGCGGTCGAGACGATCTCGCGCGTGCGGTCGTCGGCCTCGAGCCGCGCCGCGAGGTACACGGTCGACACCGGGATCCCGGCCCGCAGCGCCTCGACGACCGAGTTCCGCCCGGAGACGATCTCGTGGGTCGACGACGTGCGTCCGCCGCGTCCCCCGGCGGCGCTGCGCGACGCGCCCGCCGCCCGCTGACCCGACCGGCCCTGGCCGGCGACCGCGCGCTTCTCCGCCGCGACCTTCTTCTTGTACGCCGCGTGGTACGGGCGGTCCTCGGCCTTCGGCGTCGGCCCCTTGCCCTCGAGCGACTTGCGGCCGTGCCCGCCCGTACCGACGGACGCGCCCTTCTTCGAGCCCGGCTTGCGGGTCGCGCCTCGGCGCTGGGAGTTGCCGGCCATGGGTGCTGTCTCCTACGTGTGGTGGTGCGTACGTCTGGTGCGGTGTCGGCCCGCGCGCGTGTCGGTGCGGGCCGCGGTGGCGGTCAGGACTCGGGTCGCAGGGACCAGCGGGCCCCGGTCGGTGAGTCCTCGACGACGATCCCGGCGGCCGCGAGGCGGTCACGGATCGCGTCGGCGGTGGCGAAGTCACGGTCGGCGCGAGCCTGCGCCCGGGCGTCGAGCTGACCGGCGACGACCGCGTCGAGCGCCCGCGCGTACCGCTCGTCGCCGCCGCGCGCCGCCCACTGCGGGCTGCCCGGGTCGAGCCCGAGGACGTCGAGCATCGCGCGCAGCGCGACCATCTCGGTCCGGGCCACGACGAGGTCGCCCGACGCGAGCGCGCCGTTGCCGAGGCGCAGGTGCTCGTGCACGACCGCGAGCGCGGCGGGCACGTTGAGGTCGTCGTCCATCGCGGCGACGAACGCGTCGGGCAGGTCGGCCTTGGCGACCTCGTCGAGGTCCGCGGCGCCCACCTTCTCGGCCGCGCGCTCCACGAACCCGGCGAGGCGGTCCCACGTGGCCTCGGCCTCGCGCAGCGAGTCGTCGGTCCACTCGAGCATCGACCGGTACTGCACGGCCGTGAGCGCATAACGGAGCACTGCGGCGCGGACGCCCTGGAGGACGACGTCGACGAGCAGCCCGTTGCCGAGCGACTTGCTCATCTTCGCGCCGCCCTGCGTGACCCAGCCGTTGTGCAGCCAGTACTGCGCGAACCCGTACCCGGCGGCGTGCGACTGCGCCTGCTCGTTCTCGTGGTGCGGGAACCGCAGGTCGAGCCCGCCGCCGTGGATGTCGAACGCGTCGCCGAGGTAGCGCCGCGCCATCGCCGAGCACTCGAGGTGCCAGCCCGGCCGTGCGCGGCCCCACGGCGTCTCCCACGACGCGCTCGCCGGCTCTCCCGGCTTGGGCGACTTCCAGAGCGCGAAGTCGCGGGCGTCGCGCTTCGTGACGCCCGACGCGTCGTCCGGGGCGGGGACCATGTCGTCGACGCGCTGGTTGGTGAGCGCCCCGTACTCCGGGTAGGAGCGGACGTCGAACCAGACGTCGCCCGGGCCGGTCGCGTACGCGTGGCCCGCCTCGACGAGCCGGTCGACCAGGTCGACCATCGCCGGGACGTGCCCCGTCGCGCGCGGCTCGTAGGTGGGCGGCAGCACGCCGAGCGCGTCGTACGCCGCGGTGAACTCGCGCTCGTTGGTCATGGCCCACGCCCACCACGGCTCACCCGCGTCGGCGGCCTTGGCGAGGATCTTGTCGTCGATGTCCGTGACGTTGCGGACGAGCGTCACGCGGTGGCCCGTCCGGCGCAGCCAGCGCACGAGCACGTCGAACGCGACGCCGGACCGGACGTGGCCGATGTGCGGAGGTGCCTGGACGGTCGCGCCGCACAGGTAGATGCCGACCTCGCCCGCGGTGAGCGGGACGAAGTCGCGCACCGTGCGGGTCGCGGTGTCGAACAGGCGCAGGGTCACGCCCGTCATCGTACGGGTCCTCTCCTCACCGCCGCCGCCGTCGCGGCTGCTCACCGGGGGTCGCGCACCGGCGCCGGGCGCGCACACCCGAGCGGGAGCGGTCCGGCGGTCGTCAGCCGAAGGTGCGGCCCTCGCCGCGGTACGTCGGCACCGACGCCTCGACGGTGGTGCCCCGGACGAGGTGCACGGTCGCGAACCGCTCCATCACCTCACCGGCCTTGGCGTGCCGGAACCAGACCCGGTCCCCGACGCGCAGGTCGGCGCCCGACGCCAGCCGCAGCGGCGTCTGCACCTCCCCCGCTCCCTCCCGGCCGGTGAGCGCGAGCCCGTCGGGCCACACGGGCCGGGGCAGCCGCGTCTTCACGGCCGGGCCGGACGCGACGTACCCGCCGCCGAACACGGTCGCCCAGCCCGGGCCGGGCACGCGCACGACGTCGAGGCCGAAGTACGCGGCGGGCCGCGGTGTGAACGACCGGTAGGCGTCGAACAGGGTCGGCACGAACAGGCCGGACCCGGCGGTGACCTCGGTGACGGTGCCGTCGGAGACGCTCGTCTCGACCGACCCCGACCCGCCCGAGTTCACGAGGTCGAGCGGGTGCCCGACGGCGTCCTGCACGGCCTCGACGACGGCCGCGCGGCGCACCGCGAGGTCGGCGACGGACAGCCGCTTGACGGCCCGGACGGCGGGGCTGGTGTCGGGCAGCCCGGCCACCTGCGCCTCGTAGAACATGACGCCGCGCACCACGAGCGGCCCGCGGGCCTCCACGGCGGCGGCCAGCACCGCGGCGTCGGCCGCGGAGTGCACGGGTGACCGGCGGACGCCGAGGTGCGCACGCAGCGGACCGAGCCGCACCCGCAGGGACGCGTCGACGTCGAGGCAGACCCTCAGCGTCGTGCCGTGCGCGGTCGCGGCGGCCGCGGCGAGGTCGGCCTGCGCGACGTCGTCGACCATGAGTGTCACGGCCGCGGCGGCGCGCGGGTCGGCGGCGAGCTCGTCGAGCGCGCCCGTGTCGACGCTCGGGTAGCCGAGCAGCACGTCGTGGACGCCCTCGCGCGCGAGCCACACGGCCTCGCGCACCGAGTACGCCATGACGCCGGCGAACCCGGGCCGGCCGAGCACGTCGTGCAGGACGTGCCGGACGCGCACCGACTTCGAGGCGACCCGGACGGGAGTGCCGCCGGCCCGGCGGACCAGGTCGGTCGCGTTCGCGTCGAGCGCGTCGAGGTCGATGACCGCGAGCGGCGCGGCCAGGCCGCGGGTGGCCTCGTCGAGCCGGGCGCCGAGCGTGCGCGTCGTCGCGTCGGGCTGCGGCGCCGGCCGGGCGGTCGCGCGGGTGCTGGTCGTCACCGGACCTCCTCGTCGGTCGACCGGACCGTACCGCCCGACGCGGTGACGGGGCCGGCGGACCCCGCCAGGGCCTCGGACCCGCCCGCGCCGGGGGCGGCCGTCCCGCGCCGCCCGAACCGTGGCGCGACCACGGCGACGGCGACGACGAGGAGCACGGGGACGACGAAGCCGGCGCGCAGCGTCGACCCGGACCCGATGGCACCGACGAGGACGCCGCCGAGGACCGCCCCGACGTAGTTGAAGACGTTGAGCCGCGCGACGACGGCGTCCGCGTGCCCGGGGGCGAGCGCGCCGGCGGCGGAGAAGCACAGCGGCGCGATGACGCCGAGGCCCGCACCGGTGACCGCGAAGCCGAGCAGCGCGACGGGCGTGCCGGGCGCGACGACGACGAGCGTGAGCCCGACGGCGCCGACGACGGCCGCGACCCGCACGACGGCGGCACGCCCGTGCCGGCGCACCAGCGGGTCGCCCGCGACGCGCGAGACGAGCGTCGTCGCCAGGTAGGCCGCGTAGCCGAGCGGCGCGATGCGGGACGTCGCGTCGAGGACGTCGCCGAGGTAGATGGTCGACCACGTCGAGACGGCGGTGTCGGCGACGTAGTAGGCGACGACGCCGAGCCCGAGCAGCAGCACGGGTCCCCACGGCACGCGTCCGGCCACGTCGGCGCCGGTGTCGGCCGCGGTCTCGGCCGCGCGGTCGCGGTGCCAGCCGGCGACGGCGACGAGGAAGGCCGCGAGCGAGGCGACGAGGATGCCGGACCAGAGCACGAACGCCACGGGCCCGAGCGACACGGTCCCGGCAGTCACGGAAACGAGCACGGCGCCGGCGATGCCGCCGACGGACCAGGCGGCGTAGAACCCGGTGAGCAGCGACCGTCCGTAGGCGCGCTGCACGGACACGGCCTGCATGTTGGTCCCGGCGTCGACGAGCCCCAGCCCGAGCCCGTAGACGGCGAACCCGAGCACGAGCACCGCGAAGGTCGGCGCGGCGGACACGACGGCGACGGCGGTCACGAGCACGGACAGGCCGGCGGCGAGCGCCCCGCGGCTGCCCGCGCGACCCCGCGCGACGCGATCGGCGACGAGCGTGCCGAGGGCCGCGAGCGCGCACACGCCGAGGACGACGAGCGTGATCTGCCCGTCGCCGACGCCGTACCGGTCCTTGAACTGCTCGAGGCTGGTCAGCAGGAGCGCGTAGACGAAACCCTGCGCCGCGAACCCGCCGGACGTCGCGACCCGGGCGCGCCGGGCCGCGGTGCTGACGATGCTGCTCCCCCTGGTGGCGGCGGCGCTCACGCGGTGGACTGCTCGTCCGCGCGGGCGGACGTGTCGTGCGGCAGGCCGTGGTCGAGCGCCTCGGGCGCGAGCTCGACGGGCACCGCCATCGCGGCGAGGTACTGGCCGAAGCCCTGCAGACCGCGTCGTGCGGCCTCGGAGTCGCCGTCGACGAGCCACGCGAGCGAGAAGCCGTCGACGACGGCGACGACGGCCCGGGCGACCTGCGCGCGCGGCACGGTCCAGCCGACGTGCGCGGCCTTCTCGACGAGCTCGAGCACCTGTTCGGCAGCGGACCACTGCCCGCGGTACTGCTCGATCGCGACCTGGTTGAGCTCGGCGTGCCGCAGCGACGACGTCGTGAGCTCGTACGACAGGAGCTGAGGGCCGCGCGCGGACGCGATGGTGTCCCACAGCGCGTCGAGGACGGCACCGACGATGGTGCCGACGTCGGCACCCTCGGGCAGGTCGTCGAGGCTGCGGGCGAGGTTCTGGTTGGTGATGGCGTGCGCCATCGACCGCAGCAGCTCGTCCTTGTCCTGGAAGCAGTAGTGCACGACGCCGAGCGAGACGCCGGCCTCCGCGGCGATGGCGCGCACGGTCGCGGCGTCGATGCCGTCGCGGCTGGCGACGGTGAGCGCAGCCTCGATCAGCTGCTCGCGCCTCTCGGCGACGGGCAAGCGGTTCATCCGGGTCCCCTCCCTCGATGCGCCCGTCCCTCACCGGCCCGACCGCCGGTGCGCGAGGTGCGGGTCGCGTCTCCCCACGCCATATCTCAATGTTCCTCGTGACGATAGTCAAGGTGTGTTCGCACTTGACTTGGACAACCGCCCAGGAGGAACGTTTGTCACGATGGGAAAAACGTCGGCCGCCGCCCCGTGGCAGAACTGGGCCCGCACCGCGCACGCGACCCCGCGCAGCGTGGCGCACCCGCGTGACCTGGGCGAACTGGCCGCGACGGTGCGCGCCGCGGCACATGCGGGGCTGCGTGTGCGGGCCGTCGGGGGCGGCCACTCCTTCACCCCCGCGGCGGTCACCGACGGCGTCCAGCTGCACCTCGACGCGCTCGACGCACTCGAGCGTGTCGCCCCGCAGCCCGACGGCACGACGCACGTCACGGTGGGCGCCGGCATCCGCCTGCGCGCGCTCAACACGCTGCTCGCGCAGCACGGCCTCGCGATGCGCAACCTCGGCGACATCGACAAGCAGTCGATCGCGGGCGCCGTCTCGACCGGCACGCACGGCACCGGCTCACGGCTCGGCGGGCTCGCGACGCAGGTCGTCGGCGCACGGCTCGTGCTCGCCGACGGCGACGTGCTCGACGTGTCGGCGACGCGGCACCCGGAGCTCTTCGAGCTCGCGCGTCTCGGGCTCGGCAGCGTGGGCGTGCTCGCGGCCGTGACGCTCGAGGTGGTCCCCGCGTTCCGCCTCGAGGCGCGCGAGGAGCCGTGGCCGCTGGACCGCGTCCTGGAGGAGCTCGACGGGCCCGACGGCCTCGTCGACGGCAACGACCACTTCGAGTTCTACTGGTTCCCGCACACCCGCCGGGCGCTCACCAAGCGCAACAACCGGGTGCCCGACGACGTCGTCCGCCCGCTGCACCCCGTGCGGTCGTGGATCGACGACGAGCTCCTGTCCAACGCGATGTTCGCGGTCACCAACCGCATCGCGACGCTCGTCCCGCCCGCGACCGTCGGCATCAACCAGCTGAGCAGCCGCGCCCTGTCCGCCCGCCGCTACACCGCGCCGTCCGCCGAGGTGTTCGTCTCGCCGCGTCGCGTCCGCTTCCGCGAGATGGAGTACGCGGTCCCGCGCGAGCGGATCGCCGACGTGCTCGCCGAGGTCGACGCGTGGATCGAGTCCTCGGGCGAGCGCCTCCCGTTCCCGGTCGAGGTCCGCTTCGCCGCCCCCGACGACCTGTGGCTGTCGACCGCGCACGGCCGGCCCACGGCCTATCTCGCGGTGCACCAGAACGTGCACCTGCCGTACACGCGGTACTTCACGGCGGTCGAGCGGATCGCGGCCCAGGTCGGCGGCCGCCCGCACTGGGGCAAGCTGCACTGGCTCGACGCGGACGACCTCGCGCGCGTCTACCCGCGGTTCTGCGACGCTCAGCGCGTGCGGGCGCAGGCCGACCCCGGCGGCGCGTTCAGCAACGCCTACCTCGACCAGGTCCTCGGGCCCGTGCCGCACGACGAGCAGGCACCGCGCGCCGCCTGAGCACCACGGCGCTGGACGCCCGACCAGGCCGGCCCGCCGGCGATCACTCGTGCGAGTGATGGTGTCCATGCGGACGCATCCACCCTGGCGGCCGACGGGTGACCGGTGCAGGCTGTGGCGGGTGAGTGTCACGAGCAGGGCTGTCGTCGCGACCGCGTTCGGTGGGCCGGAGGTGCTCCGCACCGTCGAGACCGCACCCGCAGACCCCGGACCGGGCCACGTGCTCCTCGAGGTCCGCGCCGCCGCCGTCAACCCGATCGACTGGAAGATGTACGCGCCCGGGCCGGGCAACGACCCCGCGAGGCTGCCGATCCGGCTCGGCCTCGAGGTCGCGGGGGTCGTCACCGCCGTCGGCCCGGCCGTGCGCTGGCTCACCGTCGGCGACGAGGTGATCGCGTGGCGCGTCACCGGCGGCTACGCCTCGCACCTGGAGGTGTCGGAGCAGGTCACGTGCCGTCGACCGCGCACGCTCGACTGGGCCGCCGCGTCCGGGCTGCTGCTCGTCGGCACCACCGCGGTGCACACGCTGTCCGCGACCGGCACGCACGACGGTGACGTCGTCCTCGTGCACGGCGGCTCCGGCGGCGTCGGCCGCATGGCCGTGCAGCTGGCCGCCCTGCGTGGCGCGCGCGTCATCGCGACCGGCTCGCCCGAGACGCACGACGACCTGCGCGAGCTCGGTGCCGTCCCGGTCGCGCACGGTCCCGGGCTGCTCGACCGGGTGCGCGAGGCCGAGCGGACGACCGGACCGGTCACGGTCGCGATCGACACCGTCGGGTCCGACGAGGCGCTCGACGTCTCCGTCGCGGTCGTCGCGGACCGGCTCCGCGTCGCCACCATCGCCGGCTTCGGCCGCGCGGGCGACCTGGGCATCCGGGCACTCGGCGGGGGCCCGGGCGCCGACCCGGGCACCGCGGTCCGGGAGGCGGCGCGCGCCCAGCTCGCGGAGCTCGCCGCCGACGGCTCGCTCGACGTCAAGGTCGCGCGGACCTTCCCGCTCGACGAGGCGGCGGAGGCCCACCGGACGAGCCGCGAGGGGCACGCGCGCGGCAAGCTGGTCCTGATCCCCTGACCGCGCCTGCGCCGACCGGCGGCCCGTCAGGCGGCTCCCGCGGGGGCATGACCGCGACCGTGATCGCCGGGCGCCCGTCCGGAGCCGGTCCGGTGGTGGTCGTCAGAACGTGACGGGCGGCGGGGTGCCCTCGGCGAGGGTGCGGCGGCGCTCGTCGTCCAGACCGACCAGGCCCTGCTCGGTCGCGGCCAGCACCTCGGCCGGGACGCGGACGCGCAGCCGGACGCGGTTGCCGGGCTGACGCAGCGGAAGGGCGCCCGAGCCGGAGCGGGCAGCCGAGAGCGCTCCCACGCCCTCAGGCGCGGGCCCCGGCTCCTCGGACCACTCCGTCACGACCCGGGACGCTAGCGCAGGACGGGCGCCCGCGCGAGCCCCCGAGGGGGTGGAGGTGCGGAGCGCGCTCAGGACGGTCGCGGCCCGCCGATCCGGTCCGCGAGCACGCGCAGCTCGTCGAGCACGCGCCGCACCACGACACGCTCCGCCCGGTCCGCGCGCAGCAGCGCGTCGATGCGCCGCCCGGCCCGGACGTCCGCGAGCGGGACGAGGCGCACGCGCGGGTCGTCGCCGAACGTGTAGCGCGGCAGCAGCGCGACGCCGTGACCTACGGCGACGAACGACGCGGCGACGTGGAAGTCGTTGATGCGGTGGACGACGCGGGGCGCGTCACCGGAGCGGCGGGCGACCGCGGCGAGGACCGTGGCCACCGGGAAGCCCTCACGGACGGCGACCCAGTCGACGCCGGCGAGGTCGCCGGGCGGCACGGACCGGCGGCGGGCGAACGGGTGGTCGGGCGGGACGGCGACGTCGAGGGGCTCGCGCAGCAGGGGGACGACGCGGACGCCGGGCGCCGCCCAGGGTCGGCCGTCGTCGGGGCGGTGCGCGACCACGACGTCGACGCGGTCGGTCAGGGCGACGAAGTCGTCCTGCGCCACGTCCTCGTCGGAGCACTCGACGACGACCCCGTCCAGCGCGGCCACCCGGCTCAGCAGGCCGGGCAGGAGCAGCTGTGCGCCGCTCTGGAACGCGCTGACCCGCACGACGCCCACCGGGCGGGCGAGGTAGGCGTCGACGGCCCCGCGCGCGCGTTCGAGCGCCACGGCGACGTCGACCGCGGCGTCGGCGAGCGCGACCCCCGCGGCGGTGAGCCGCAGCCCGCGGCCGACGCGCTCGGTGAGCGGGACGCCGACCTCGCGCTGCAGCCCGGCGACGTGCTGCGACACGGCGGACGGTGTGAGGTGCAGCGCCGCGGCGGCCGCGGTCACGCCGCCCTGGACGTGCACGGCGCGCAGGATCTCGAGGGAGCGGGCGTCCACGCCGTCGACGCTAGCGCGGATCGTTCAGCGTCGCTGCATCATCGGATCGCGACAACTCGATGGTGCTGAAGGGTCGCGCCCGTCCATGCTGACGACGTGACCGCCCGCGACCGCGCCCTCGCCGTCCTCGTCGCCGTGCTGTGGGGCCTGAACTTCACGGCCATCCACCTGCAGCTCGAGCAGTTCCCGCCGTTCCTGCTCGTCGCGCTCCGCTTCGCGCTCATCGCGGTGCCGACCGTGCTCCTCGTCCGACGCCCTGCCGCGCCGTGGCGGTGGGTGCTGCTCTACGGCCTCGGGTTCGGCGTCCTGCAGTTCCTGTTCCTCTACCTGGCGATGGACTCCGGCATGCCGACGGGCCTCGCGTCGCTCGTGCTCCAGTCGTCCGCACCCTTCACCGTCGTGCTCGCGGCGGCGCTGCTGCGCGAGCGGATCACTGCGCGGCAGGGCGTGGGCGTCGGGGTCGCGGTCGTCGGGCTCGGCGGGATCGCGCTGCACCGGGCGGGCCTCGACGGCGGCGCGACGCTGCTGCCCGTCGTGCTCACCTTGTGCGGCGGGCTCGGGTGGGCCGTCGGGAACCTCGGGAACCGCCTCGCGATGCGCGCCGCCCCCGGCGAGCCGCTGCGGCTCCTGCTCTGGATGTCCGTCGTGCCGCCGCTGCCGATGCTCGCCGCGTCGCTCGTCGTCGAGGGGCCGGAGCGCATCGCGGCGTCGTTCGACGGGCTCGCGACCGCGCAGGGGCTGCTCGCGGTCGGCGGGCTCCTCTACACGGTCCTCATCGGCACGCTGCTCGGCTCGGGCCTGTGGACCGCACTCATGGGCCGGCACCCGTCGAGCACCGTCGCACCGTTCTCGATGCTCGTGCCGGTCGCCGGGATCGCCGCGTCGTGGCTCCTGCTGCGCGAGCCGACCCCGCTCGTCGAGATCGCGTGGGGCGTCGTCGTGGTCGGCGGCGTGCTGCTCGGCAGCACGCGCGCCGCGCCGCGGTGGTGGCCGGGCGGCTCGCGTCAGCCGGCGACGGGGACGACGAGCGCCGTGGCGACCGCCGCGACACCCTCGCCGCGACCGGTCAGCCCCAGCCCGTCCGACGTCGTCGCCGACACCGTGACGGGTGCCCCCGCGGCCGACGACAGCGCCGCCTCCGCCTCGGCGCGCCGCTGACCCAGCCGCGGGCGGTTGCCGATCACCTGCACCGCGACGTTGCCGACCTCGAACCCGGCCGCCCGGACGCGACGCGCGGCCTCCGCGAGCAGCGTCGTGCCCGCGGCACCCTTCCACTGCGGCTCCGAGGTGCCGAAGTTCGACCCGAGGTCGCCCAGGCCCGACGCCGACAGCAGCGCGTCCGCGGCTGCGTGCGCGGCGACGTCCGCGTCGGAGTGGCCCGCGAGCGGCCGCTCCCCCGGCCACGCCAGCCCGGCGAGGTGCAGCACCGCGTCGGGCGCGGGGTCGGGGTCGTAGGCGTGCACGTCGACGCCGATCCCCGTCCGGGGCAGCGGCACGGTCACAGGGCCTCCTCGACGGGGACGGGTGCGGGTCGGGCCGTACCACCGGGTGCGGCGGCCTTGGGCGACACGTCGGGCTGCTCGGAACCGGCCCGCGCCGCGTTGGCGCCCAAGACGAGCTCGGCGACCGCGAGGTCACGTGCGGTGGTGACCTTGGCGGCGTCCTCGTGGCCCGCGACGACCCAGACCGCGCCACCGGCCAGCTCGACGAGCCCCGCGTCGTCGGACGCGGCGAGCGCCTCGTCGTGCGCGACGTGCGCCCCGTGCGCGTGGGCGGCGGCCAGGACGTCGAGGCGGAAGCCCTGCGGCGTCTGCACGGCGCGCAGGTCGCCGCGGGGCACGGTCCGGACGACCGGCTCGACGGCCGGGGACGTCACGTCCTCCCGGAGCGCGTCGGTGCGGGCCTCGGGCGCTCCCACCTGCTTGACGGTGTCCGTCACGGGGACCCCCGGGACGACGGCGTCGTGACCGGACCGCACGGCCTCGACGACGCGCGCGACGAGCGCGGGCGGCACCA
The sequence above is a segment of the Cellulomonas fimi genome. Coding sequences within it:
- the cysS gene encoding cysteine--tRNA ligase, translating into MTLRLFDTATRTVRDFVPLTAGEVGIYLCGATVQAPPHIGHVRSGVAFDVLVRWLRRTGHRVTLVRNVTDIDDKILAKAADAGEPWWAWAMTNEREFTAAYDALGVLPPTYEPRATGHVPAMVDLVDRLVEAGHAYATGPGDVWFDVRSYPEYGALTNQRVDDMVPAPDDASGVTKRDARDFALWKSPKPGEPASASWETPWGRARPGWHLECSAMARRYLGDAFDIHGGGLDLRFPHHENEQAQSHAAGYGFAQYWLHNGWVTQGGAKMSKSLGNGLLVDVVLQGVRAAVLRYALTAVQYRSMLEWTDDSLREAEATWDRLAGFVERAAEKVGAADLDEVAKADLPDAFVAAMDDDLNVPAALAVVHEHLRLGNGALASGDLVVARTEMVALRAMLDVLGLDPGSPQWAARGGDERYARALDAVVAGQLDARAQARADRDFATADAIRDRLAAAGIVVEDSPTGARWSLRPES
- the rlmB gene encoding 23S rRNA (guanosine(2251)-2'-O)-methyltransferase RlmB; translated protein: MAGNSQRRGATRKPGSKKGASVGTGGHGRKSLEGKGPTPKAEDRPYHAAYKKKVAAEKRAVAGQGRSGQRAAGASRSAAGGRGGRTSSTHEIVSGRNSVVEALRAGIPVSTVYLAARLEADDRTREIVSTAAEAGYPLLEVSRTELDRLTDGSVHQGVAIQVPPYAYADDEDLLDAAEASEQPALVVALDGVTDPRNLGAVLRSAGAFGAHGVLVPERRAAGVTASAWKVSAGAAARVPVARVKNLVRTLQAYREAGVFVVGLDGGGEVAIGDIAFAEDPLVLVVGSEGKGLSRLVREQCDAIASIPIASAVESLNAGVAAGIALYEVARRRAS
- a CDS encoding MFS transporter translates to MSAAATRGSSIVSTAARRARVATSGGFAAQGFVYALLLTSLEQFKDRYGVGDGQITLVVLGVCALAALGTLVADRVARGRAGSRGALAAGLSVLVTAVAVVSAAPTFAVLVLGFAVYGLGLGLVDAGTNMQAVSVQRAYGRSLLTGFYAAWSVGGIAGAVLVSVTAGTVSLGPVAFVLWSGILVASLAAFLVAVAGWHRDRAAETAADTGADVAGRVPWGPVLLLGLGVVAYYVADTAVSTWSTIYLGDVLDATSRIAPLGYAAYLATTLVSRVAGDPLVRRHGRAAVVRVAAVVGAVGLTLVVVAPGTPVALLGFAVTGAGLGVIAPLCFSAAGALAPGHADAVVARLNVFNYVGAVLGGVLVGAIGSGSTLRAGFVVPVLLVVAVAVVAPRFGRRGTAAPGAGGSEALAGSAGPVTASGGTVRSTDEEVR
- a CDS encoding DUF4032 domain-containing protein, which produces MSPTPQRLQITAANPDPALLDLPWQVPLEDWPAETLAALPRGISRHIVRFVRLSGRVIAVKEIGETVAYREYELLRQLDRIDVPSVVPVGVITGRRDPDGEPLEAVLITEHLQFSLPYRALFSQSLRPDTATRLIDALAVLLVRLHLAGFYWGDVSLSNTLFRRDAETFAAYLVDAETGDLHDTLTTGQREYDLEVARVNIIGELMDLQAGEFLEEDVDAVAIGNALAERYRDLWRALTETESFGYGERWRVQARIDRLNDLGFDVGELDITTDVGGTTVQIQPKVVDAGHHSRRLMRLTGLDVQENQARRLLNDLDEYRAATDRQREDEAFVAHDWLTEVFEPAVRAVPRDLRHKLEPAQVFHELLDHRWYLSQQHGRDVPMPEVVKSYVKNILPTRPDEDAILGVQSGDIRDTDMFPQVEDDQILG
- a CDS encoding D-arabinono-1,4-lactone oxidase, which encodes MGKTSAAAPWQNWARTAHATPRSVAHPRDLGELAATVRAAAHAGLRVRAVGGGHSFTPAAVTDGVQLHLDALDALERVAPQPDGTTHVTVGAGIRLRALNTLLAQHGLAMRNLGDIDKQSIAGAVSTGTHGTGSRLGGLATQVVGARLVLADGDVLDVSATRHPELFELARLGLGSVGVLAAVTLEVVPAFRLEAREEPWPLDRVLEELDGPDGLVDGNDHFEFYWFPHTRRALTKRNNRVPDDVVRPLHPVRSWIDDELLSNAMFAVTNRIATLVPPATVGINQLSSRALSARRYTAPSAEVFVSPRRVRFREMEYAVPRERIADVLAEVDAWIESSGERLPFPVEVRFAAPDDLWLSTAHGRPTAYLAVHQNVHLPYTRYFTAVERIAAQVGGRPHWGKLHWLDADDLARVYPRFCDAQRVRAQADPGGAFSNAYLDQVLGPVPHDEQAPRAA
- a CDS encoding TetR/AcrR family transcriptional regulator, with product MNRLPVAERREQLIEAALTVASRDGIDAATVRAIAAEAGVSLGVVHYCFQDKDELLRSMAHAITNQNLARSLDDLPEGADVGTIVGAVLDALWDTIASARGPQLLSYELTTSSLRHAELNQVAIEQYRGQWSAAEQVLELVEKAAHVGWTVPRAQVARAVVAVVDGFSLAWLVDGDSEAARRGLQGFGQYLAAMAVPVELAPEALDHGLPHDTSARADEQSTA
- a CDS encoding alanine racemase, whose product is MTTSTRATARPAPQPDATTRTLGARLDEATRGLAAPLAVIDLDALDANATDLVRRAGGTPVRVASKSVRVRHVLHDVLGRPGFAGVMAYSVREAVWLAREGVHDVLLGYPSVDTGALDELAADPRAAAAVTLMVDDVAQADLAAAAATAHGTTLRVCLDVDASLRVRLGPLRAHLGVRRSPVHSAADAAVLAAAVEARGPLVVRGVMFYEAQVAGLPDTSPAVRAVKRLSVADLAVRRAAVVEAVQDAVGHPLDLVNSGGSGSVETSVSDGTVTEVTAGSGLFVPTLFDAYRSFTPRPAAYFGLDVVRVPGPGWATVFGGGYVASGPAVKTRLPRPVWPDGLALTGREGAGEVQTPLRLASGADLRVGDRVWFRHAKAGEVMERFATVHLVRGTTVEASVPTYRGEGRTFG